In the Epinephelus lanceolatus isolate andai-2023 chromosome 6, ASM4190304v1, whole genome shotgun sequence genome, one interval contains:
- the hsd17b7 gene encoding 3-keto-steroid reductase/17-beta-hydroxysteroid dehydrogenase 7: MNKVVLVTGANSGIGLALCERLLSEDTEGLQLCLACRNMQRAQAARSALLTSHPSAQVALLQMDTSSIASVLSAAQEVKLRYNRLDYLYLNAGIMPNPQFDVKAFFKGLFSSRIIAMFATGEGILTQEDCVTPDGMQEVFATNLFGHFLLIRELEPVLCRAGATSQLIWTSSSNAHRSAFNLEDIQHQRGTQPYSSSKYASDLLSLALNTHYNKQGLYSSVICPGFVMTNLTYSILPSFPAFLWTLLMPVFWLIRIFTNTFTLTPYNGAEALFWLFKQKPESLDPQAKYHSLTSGLGNNYTQSRKMDIDLDTSDALYEKLLQLETEVRKKLKEKQKESAARSQ, from the exons atgaacaagGTGGTTTTGGTGACGGGAGCAAACAG TGGCATTGGCCTGGCGCTGTGTGAGCGTCTCCTctctgaggacacagagggtCTCCAGCTGTGTCTGGCCTGCAGGAACATGCAGCGTGCTCAGGCAGCTCGCTCCGCCCTCCTCACCTCTCACCCCTCAGCCCAGGTGGCACTGCTGCAGATGGACACCAGCAGCATCgcctctgtcctctctgctgctcaggAGGTCAAACTCAG GTATAACCGGCTGGACTACCTCTACCTGAACGCAGGCATCATGCCAAACCCACAGTTTGATGTAAAAGCCTTTTTCAAAGGCCTCTTCTCCAG CCGCATCATCGCCATGTTCGCCACTGGTGAGGGAATTCTGACGCAGGAGGACTGTGTCACCCCTGACGGCATGCAAGAAGTTTTTGCGACCAACCTCtttggtcacttcctgttg ATCAGGGAGCTGGAACCAGTTCTGTGCAGAGCAGGCGCGACGTCCCAGCTGATCTGGACCTCCTCCAGTAACGCTCATCGCTCAGCTTTTAACCTTGAAGACATACAGCACCAGAGAGGCACCCAACCTTATAGCTCCTCCAAATACGCCTCCGACCTGCTCAGCCTGGCGCTCAACACACACTACAACAAACAG GGTCTGTACTCATCTGTCATTTGTCCTGGTTTTGTGATGACCAATCTGACCTACAGTATCCTGCCCTCCTTCCCAGCCTTCCTCTGGACGCTGCTCATGCCTGTCTTCTGGCTT AtaagaatcttcaccaacacgTTCACCCTGACCCCTTATAATGGAGCTGAAGCCCTG TTCTGGCTGTTTAAGCAAAAGCCTGAATCACTGGACCCTCAAGCCAAGTACCACAGCTTAACATCTGGGCTGGGCAACAACTACACACAGTCACGCAAG ATGGATATTGACTTGGATACATCAGACGCTTTGTACGAGAAGTTGCTGCAACTTGAAACTGaagtaagaaagaaactgaaggaaaaacaaaaagaatccGCAGCAAGGTCACAGTAG
- the serbp1a gene encoding SERPINE1 mRNA-binding protein 1 isoform X1, whose amino-acid sequence MPGQMQEGFGCAITNRFDQLFDDESDPFELLKQAEVKKKEAPAPGAAKTAAQAAKQPKKESQKDRKTPLTDKKEETQAPVPLKKDGAGMRRMGRKPEGDGSRPQGGQGEGRPPTDRRPVDRRPPRRFERPAGEGGEKPEGGEFSVEKPIGDRPMRGRGGGRGGRGGRGRGMGRNDGFDSRGKREFDRHSGSDRSSLKGEEKRGGSGSHNWGTVKDELNELDQSNVTEENPEGEEHPPADSENKRENEVEEVKEEGPKEMTLDEWKAMQDKERAKVEFNIRKANEGADWNKGFVLHKSKAEDKKEDLIESPGEEHKPEEEHHFRKPANDITSQLEINFGDLGRPGRGRGGPRGGRGGRGRGGAPGGAPRDEATRPARGGRTDKSSVSVPNVDDPEAFPALA is encoded by the exons ATGCCCGGACAAATGCAAGAAGGTTTTGGTTGTGCCATAACCAATCGGTTCGACCAGTTATTTGACGATGAGTCGGATCCATTTGAGCTGCTGAAGCAAGCCGAAGTGAAGAAGAAGGAGGCTCCTGCTCCTGGTGCCGCCAAGACGGCAGCACAGGCTGCCAAGCAGCCGAAAAAGGAGTcccaaaaagacagaaagacccCACTGACTGACAAGAAGGAGGAGACCCAGGCACCCGTCCCACTCAAGAAAGATG GTGCCGGCATGAGGAGAATGGGCCGCAAGCCGGAGGGCGATGGCTCCAGACCCCAGGGCGGCCAGGGAGAGGGGCGCCCCCCTACAGACAGACGGCCAGTGGACAGGCGGCCACCACGGCGCTTTGAGAGGCCTGCTGGTGAAGGTGGTGAGAAGCCTGAGGGCGGCGAATTCTCTGTGGAAAA ACCCATTGGCGACAGGCCGATGAGAGGACGGGGCGGTGGCAGAGGCGGCCGAGGAGGCAGAGGCCGCGGCATGGGTCGCAACGATGGCTTTGACTCCAGAGGAAAACGTGAATTCGATAGACACAGTGGCAGTGACCGATC TAGTCTGAAAGGTGAGGAGAAGCGTGGTGGAAGTGGATCTCACAACTGGGGCACCGTCAAGGATGAACTTAA CGAGCTTGACCAATCAAACGTCACTGAAGAGAAccccgaaggagaggagcatcCACCTGCCGACTCTGAGAACAA aagggaGAATGAGGTTGAGGAAGTGAAGGAAGAAGGCCCCAAGGAGATGACTCTGGATGAATGGAAAGCCATGCAGGACAAGGAGCGGGCCAAGGTGGAGTTCAACATCCGCAAGGCCAATGAGGGAGCTGATTGGAACAAAGGATTTGTGCTGCACAAGTCAAAGGCAGAG GATAAGAAAGAAGACCTGATTGAGTCTCCAGGGGAGGAGCACAAG CCTGAGGAGGAGCACCACTTCCGGAAGCCAGCAAATGACATTACGTCCCAGCTGGAGATCAATTTTGGAGACTTAGGCCGTCCAGGTCGTGGACGCGGTGGACCACGTGGTGGCCGGGGAGGCCGCGGACGCGGTGGTGCACCCGGTGGTGCTCCCAGGGACGAAGCCACTAGGCCGGCCCGTGGAGGAAGGACTGACAAG TCATCTGTGTCTGTGCCCAACGTGGACGACCCAGAGGCCTTCCCAGCCTTGGCCTAA
- the serbp1a gene encoding SERPINE1 mRNA-binding protein 1 isoform X3, with translation MPGQMQEGFGCAITNRFDQLFDDESDPFELLKQAEVKKKEAPAPGAAKTAAQAAKQPKKESQKDRKTPLTDKKEETQAPVPLKKDGAGMRRMGRKPEGDGSRPQGGQGEGRPPTDRRPVDRRPPRRFERPAGEGGEKPEGGEFSVEKPIGDRPMRGRGGGRGGRGGRGRGMGRNDGFDSRGKREFDRHSGSDRSLKGEEKRGGSGSHNWGTVKDELNELDQSNVTEENPEGEEHPPADSENKRENEVEEVKEEGPKEMTLDEWKAMQDKERAKVEFNIRKANEGADWNKGFVLHKSKAEDKKEDLIESPGEEHKPEEEHHFRKPANDITSQLEINFGDLGRPGRGRGGPRGGRGGRGRGGAPGGAPRDEATRPARGGRTDKSSVSVPNVDDPEAFPALA, from the exons ATGCCCGGACAAATGCAAGAAGGTTTTGGTTGTGCCATAACCAATCGGTTCGACCAGTTATTTGACGATGAGTCGGATCCATTTGAGCTGCTGAAGCAAGCCGAAGTGAAGAAGAAGGAGGCTCCTGCTCCTGGTGCCGCCAAGACGGCAGCACAGGCTGCCAAGCAGCCGAAAAAGGAGTcccaaaaagacagaaagacccCACTGACTGACAAGAAGGAGGAGACCCAGGCACCCGTCCCACTCAAGAAAGATG GTGCCGGCATGAGGAGAATGGGCCGCAAGCCGGAGGGCGATGGCTCCAGACCCCAGGGCGGCCAGGGAGAGGGGCGCCCCCCTACAGACAGACGGCCAGTGGACAGGCGGCCACCACGGCGCTTTGAGAGGCCTGCTGGTGAAGGTGGTGAGAAGCCTGAGGGCGGCGAATTCTCTGTGGAAAA ACCCATTGGCGACAGGCCGATGAGAGGACGGGGCGGTGGCAGAGGCGGCCGAGGAGGCAGAGGCCGCGGCATGGGTCGCAACGATGGCTTTGACTCCAGAGGAAAACGTGAATTCGATAGACACAGTGGCAGTGACCGATC TCTGAAAGGTGAGGAGAAGCGTGGTGGAAGTGGATCTCACAACTGGGGCACCGTCAAGGATGAACTTAA CGAGCTTGACCAATCAAACGTCACTGAAGAGAAccccgaaggagaggagcatcCACCTGCCGACTCTGAGAACAA aagggaGAATGAGGTTGAGGAAGTGAAGGAAGAAGGCCCCAAGGAGATGACTCTGGATGAATGGAAAGCCATGCAGGACAAGGAGCGGGCCAAGGTGGAGTTCAACATCCGCAAGGCCAATGAGGGAGCTGATTGGAACAAAGGATTTGTGCTGCACAAGTCAAAGGCAGAG GATAAGAAAGAAGACCTGATTGAGTCTCCAGGGGAGGAGCACAAG CCTGAGGAGGAGCACCACTTCCGGAAGCCAGCAAATGACATTACGTCCCAGCTGGAGATCAATTTTGGAGACTTAGGCCGTCCAGGTCGTGGACGCGGTGGACCACGTGGTGGCCGGGGAGGCCGCGGACGCGGTGGTGCACCCGGTGGTGCTCCCAGGGACGAAGCCACTAGGCCGGCCCGTGGAGGAAGGACTGACAAG TCATCTGTGTCTGTGCCCAACGTGGACGACCCAGAGGCCTTCCCAGCCTTGGCCTAA
- the serbp1a gene encoding SERPINE1 mRNA-binding protein 1 isoform X4, whose protein sequence is MPGQMQEGFGCAITNRFDQLFDDESDPFELLKQAEVKKKEAPAPGAAKTAAQAAKQPKKESQKDRKTPLTDKKEETQAPVPLKKDGAGMRRMGRKPEGDGSRPQGGQGEGRPPTDRRPVDRRPPRRFERPAGEGGEKPEGGEFSVEKPIGDRPMRGRGGGRGGRGGRGRGMGRNDGFDSRGKREFDRHSGSDRSLKGEEKRGGSGSHNWGTVKDELNELDQSNVTEENPEGEEHPPADSENKENEVEEVKEEGPKEMTLDEWKAMQDKERAKVEFNIRKANEGADWNKGFVLHKSKAEDKKEDLIESPGEEHKPEEEHHFRKPANDITSQLEINFGDLGRPGRGRGGPRGGRGGRGRGGAPGGAPRDEATRPARGGRTDKSSVSVPNVDDPEAFPALA, encoded by the exons ATGCCCGGACAAATGCAAGAAGGTTTTGGTTGTGCCATAACCAATCGGTTCGACCAGTTATTTGACGATGAGTCGGATCCATTTGAGCTGCTGAAGCAAGCCGAAGTGAAGAAGAAGGAGGCTCCTGCTCCTGGTGCCGCCAAGACGGCAGCACAGGCTGCCAAGCAGCCGAAAAAGGAGTcccaaaaagacagaaagacccCACTGACTGACAAGAAGGAGGAGACCCAGGCACCCGTCCCACTCAAGAAAGATG GTGCCGGCATGAGGAGAATGGGCCGCAAGCCGGAGGGCGATGGCTCCAGACCCCAGGGCGGCCAGGGAGAGGGGCGCCCCCCTACAGACAGACGGCCAGTGGACAGGCGGCCACCACGGCGCTTTGAGAGGCCTGCTGGTGAAGGTGGTGAGAAGCCTGAGGGCGGCGAATTCTCTGTGGAAAA ACCCATTGGCGACAGGCCGATGAGAGGACGGGGCGGTGGCAGAGGCGGCCGAGGAGGCAGAGGCCGCGGCATGGGTCGCAACGATGGCTTTGACTCCAGAGGAAAACGTGAATTCGATAGACACAGTGGCAGTGACCGATC TCTGAAAGGTGAGGAGAAGCGTGGTGGAAGTGGATCTCACAACTGGGGCACCGTCAAGGATGAACTTAA CGAGCTTGACCAATCAAACGTCACTGAAGAGAAccccgaaggagaggagcatcCACCTGCCGACTCTGAGAACAA ggaGAATGAGGTTGAGGAAGTGAAGGAAGAAGGCCCCAAGGAGATGACTCTGGATGAATGGAAAGCCATGCAGGACAAGGAGCGGGCCAAGGTGGAGTTCAACATCCGCAAGGCCAATGAGGGAGCTGATTGGAACAAAGGATTTGTGCTGCACAAGTCAAAGGCAGAG GATAAGAAAGAAGACCTGATTGAGTCTCCAGGGGAGGAGCACAAG CCTGAGGAGGAGCACCACTTCCGGAAGCCAGCAAATGACATTACGTCCCAGCTGGAGATCAATTTTGGAGACTTAGGCCGTCCAGGTCGTGGACGCGGTGGACCACGTGGTGGCCGGGGAGGCCGCGGACGCGGTGGTGCACCCGGTGGTGCTCCCAGGGACGAAGCCACTAGGCCGGCCCGTGGAGGAAGGACTGACAAG TCATCTGTGTCTGTGCCCAACGTGGACGACCCAGAGGCCTTCCCAGCCTTGGCCTAA
- the serbp1a gene encoding SERPINE1 mRNA-binding protein 1 isoform X2, whose protein sequence is MPGQMQEGFGCAITNRFDQLFDDESDPFELLKQAEVKKKEAPAPGAAKTAAQAAKQPKKESQKDRKTPLTDKKEETQAPVPLKKDGAGMRRMGRKPEGDGSRPQGGQGEGRPPTDRRPVDRRPPRRFERPAGEGGEKPEGGEFSVEKPIGDRPMRGRGGGRGGRGGRGRGMGRNDGFDSRGKREFDRHSGSDRSSLKGEEKRGGSGSHNWGTVKDELNELDQSNVTEENPEGEEHPPADSENKENEVEEVKEEGPKEMTLDEWKAMQDKERAKVEFNIRKANEGADWNKGFVLHKSKAEDKKEDLIESPGEEHKPEEEHHFRKPANDITSQLEINFGDLGRPGRGRGGPRGGRGGRGRGGAPGGAPRDEATRPARGGRTDKSSVSVPNVDDPEAFPALA, encoded by the exons ATGCCCGGACAAATGCAAGAAGGTTTTGGTTGTGCCATAACCAATCGGTTCGACCAGTTATTTGACGATGAGTCGGATCCATTTGAGCTGCTGAAGCAAGCCGAAGTGAAGAAGAAGGAGGCTCCTGCTCCTGGTGCCGCCAAGACGGCAGCACAGGCTGCCAAGCAGCCGAAAAAGGAGTcccaaaaagacagaaagacccCACTGACTGACAAGAAGGAGGAGACCCAGGCACCCGTCCCACTCAAGAAAGATG GTGCCGGCATGAGGAGAATGGGCCGCAAGCCGGAGGGCGATGGCTCCAGACCCCAGGGCGGCCAGGGAGAGGGGCGCCCCCCTACAGACAGACGGCCAGTGGACAGGCGGCCACCACGGCGCTTTGAGAGGCCTGCTGGTGAAGGTGGTGAGAAGCCTGAGGGCGGCGAATTCTCTGTGGAAAA ACCCATTGGCGACAGGCCGATGAGAGGACGGGGCGGTGGCAGAGGCGGCCGAGGAGGCAGAGGCCGCGGCATGGGTCGCAACGATGGCTTTGACTCCAGAGGAAAACGTGAATTCGATAGACACAGTGGCAGTGACCGATC TAGTCTGAAAGGTGAGGAGAAGCGTGGTGGAAGTGGATCTCACAACTGGGGCACCGTCAAGGATGAACTTAA CGAGCTTGACCAATCAAACGTCACTGAAGAGAAccccgaaggagaggagcatcCACCTGCCGACTCTGAGAACAA ggaGAATGAGGTTGAGGAAGTGAAGGAAGAAGGCCCCAAGGAGATGACTCTGGATGAATGGAAAGCCATGCAGGACAAGGAGCGGGCCAAGGTGGAGTTCAACATCCGCAAGGCCAATGAGGGAGCTGATTGGAACAAAGGATTTGTGCTGCACAAGTCAAAGGCAGAG GATAAGAAAGAAGACCTGATTGAGTCTCCAGGGGAGGAGCACAAG CCTGAGGAGGAGCACCACTTCCGGAAGCCAGCAAATGACATTACGTCCCAGCTGGAGATCAATTTTGGAGACTTAGGCCGTCCAGGTCGTGGACGCGGTGGACCACGTGGTGGCCGGGGAGGCCGCGGACGCGGTGGTGCACCCGGTGGTGCTCCCAGGGACGAAGCCACTAGGCCGGCCCGTGGAGGAAGGACTGACAAG TCATCTGTGTCTGTGCCCAACGTGGACGACCCAGAGGCCTTCCCAGCCTTGGCCTAA